In the genome of Mucisphaera calidilacus, one region contains:
- a CDS encoding O-antigen ligase family protein, with translation MHQTPEPQHDDRETNQPALANASNDTRHQLRIACALIITTCVLIPGLVPTFVNPWLDTDPRVDGLPPSLGGMTGTLALTIQAVGLTAALLGILISHRAHIFTTCLAGSGCLGVIALLIWNTPSVNDTVLLSSWASAVIMALAMATLAADLVSGNAVRRWALAALVAALIPMTADALWFVLVEHPANLRFYERNMPDMLAARGWAEGSPEHQMFVRRMSFADATGAYALSNVFGSVAGTLTCLGLGYTALKLRDRNNLTPLAIAAVGLLLILLTASRGALAVFSLAAAWFILARLYGTSRKHRWPLALAGLALIAVPWLAIAWAGSTGPPPPESVAADGQPAWLSLLFRYWYLEAALRMLSETLFLPIGPGGFAIMFGYTRDPMLPESVASTHNIIMDLLVMLGIFGLGWLTLAARWLCRATTTSLPAKNSAPHTQPNWLAGLLVAGHLFTPVLWIKSDLLLPETALLAILVLAAYTLTIAWLATRPITPATACGLAAAGVMLLGHGQMEMTFFNGPASQLAWVVLGLAGGIAINQPHTTPAGRSGMFLAAALAMLVLSAHLYALARTATVEFTTHRAAVALANNRPDQASQHLATLIWEQRASRVRIEPVAEKWLTQLALEQAHHLHATDRPQTALDRLDQAHLNLDLTRPKGLRKHIEILQQQAGYASTPDACLYFTDRSYRALNYLLTLTPYNVRDRLRLVDVLIRLHDLDAAQAELDRARDINAGLYLDPLKQLPDEAWTARAEHIDAQRPAEPTGIMAP, from the coding sequence GTGCATCAAACCCCCGAACCTCAACACGACGACCGGGAAACCAACCAACCCGCGCTGGCCAACGCCAGCAACGACACCCGCCACCAACTCCGCATCGCCTGCGCCCTCATCATCACCACCTGTGTCCTTATCCCCGGACTCGTCCCCACCTTCGTCAACCCCTGGCTCGACACCGACCCCCGCGTCGACGGACTTCCACCCTCCCTCGGCGGGATGACCGGCACCCTCGCCCTCACCATCCAGGCCGTCGGTCTCACCGCCGCACTCCTCGGCATCCTCATCAGCCATCGCGCCCACATCTTCACCACCTGCCTCGCCGGCTCGGGTTGCCTCGGCGTCATCGCCTTACTCATCTGGAACACGCCCTCCGTCAACGACACCGTTCTCCTGAGCTCATGGGCCTCCGCCGTGATCATGGCACTCGCTATGGCCACCCTCGCCGCCGACCTCGTCTCGGGCAACGCCGTTCGACGATGGGCTCTCGCCGCACTCGTCGCCGCGCTCATCCCCATGACCGCCGACGCACTCTGGTTCGTCCTCGTCGAACACCCCGCCAACCTCCGCTTCTACGAACGCAACATGCCCGACATGCTCGCGGCACGCGGCTGGGCCGAAGGCTCGCCCGAACACCAGATGTTCGTAAGACGCATGAGCTTCGCCGACGCCACCGGCGCCTACGCCCTCTCCAACGTCTTCGGCTCCGTCGCCGGTACCCTCACCTGCCTCGGCCTCGGCTACACAGCCCTCAAACTCCGCGACCGCAACAACCTCACGCCCCTCGCCATCGCCGCCGTCGGCCTGCTGCTCATCCTGCTCACCGCTTCACGCGGCGCCCTCGCCGTCTTTAGCCTCGCCGCCGCATGGTTCATCCTCGCCCGGCTCTACGGCACATCTCGCAAACACCGCTGGCCCCTCGCCCTCGCCGGCCTCGCGCTCATCGCCGTCCCCTGGCTCGCGATCGCCTGGGCCGGCTCCACGGGACCGCCCCCGCCCGAATCCGTCGCCGCCGACGGCCAGCCCGCATGGCTCAGCCTCCTCTTTCGCTACTGGTACCTCGAAGCCGCCCTCCGGATGCTCAGCGAAACTCTGTTCCTCCCGATTGGTCCCGGCGGCTTCGCCATCATGTTCGGCTACACCCGCGACCCCATGCTCCCCGAGTCCGTCGCCAGCACCCACAACATCATCATGGACCTGCTCGTGATGCTCGGCATCTTCGGCCTTGGCTGGCTCACCCTCGCCGCACGCTGGCTCTGCCGCGCGACCACCACCAGCCTGCCCGCCAAAAACTCAGCCCCCCACACCCAGCCCAACTGGCTCGCCGGCCTGCTTGTCGCAGGTCATCTCTTCACACCGGTCCTCTGGATCAAGAGCGATCTGCTCCTGCCCGAGACCGCGCTCCTCGCCATCCTCGTCCTCGCCGCCTACACCCTCACGATCGCCTGGCTCGCCACCCGACCCATCACACCCGCCACGGCCTGCGGCCTCGCCGCGGCCGGTGTCATGCTCCTCGGCCACGGCCAGATGGAGATGACCTTCTTCAACGGCCCCGCCTCGCAACTCGCGTGGGTCGTCCTCGGCCTCGCAGGGGGGATCGCCATCAACCAGCCGCACACCACGCCGGCAGGGCGGTCAGGCATGTTCCTCGCAGCAGCACTCGCGATGCTGGTGCTTAGCGCACACCTCTACGCGCTGGCACGCACCGCCACCGTCGAGTTCACGACCCATCGCGCCGCCGTCGCTCTGGCCAACAACCGGCCCGACCAGGCCAGTCAGCACCTCGCCACACTGATCTGGGAACAGCGCGCGAGCCGCGTCAGGATCGAACCCGTCGCCGAGAAATGGCTGACGCAACTCGCCCTCGAGCAAGCCCATCATCTCCACGCAACGGACCGTCCCCAAACGGCGCTCGACCGACTCGATCAGGCACACCTCAATCTCGACCTCACACGACCCAAAGGACTCCGAAAACACATCGAGATCCTGCAGCAGCAGGCAGGCTACGCGTCCACCCCGGACGCCTGCCTCTATTTCACCGATCGTTCCTACAGAGCCCTCAACTACCTCCTCACCCTCACCCCCTACAACGTCCGCGACCGTCTCCGCCTCGTCGACGTCCTCATCCGTCTGCACGATCTCGACGCCGCCCAGGCCGAGCTCGACCGCGCCCGCGACATCAACGCCGGCCTCTACCTCGACCCGCTCAAGCAACTCCCCGACGAGGCATGGACCGCACGCGCCGAGCACATCGATGCGCAACGACCCGCGGAACCAACCGGTATCATGGCCCCATGA
- the aroA gene encoding 3-phosphoshikimate 1-carboxyvinyltransferase — protein MSDYPRQLDITPIGRFDHTVDLPGSKSLTNRALLLAALSDGPCYLTNTLFADDTERMLEALDALGFKIEIQRGHNAVLVEGHAGVIPATRATLNLGNAGTAVRFLTAALTLGKGTYTVDGIERMRQRPIAQLVAPLRELGATINHTHSDGYPPLEIHANGLEGGELRLAPTLSSQYITALLQIGVYARKGLNLRLDGPITSRPYVAMTLGLLEHFEVPVEASDDLSSIDITPEWIRGNDLAIEPDASSASYFWAAAAITPGSSCTVNGLGTNSIQGDARFASVLEKIGARVVIRADHTTVSAPADGKLHGIDIDLNDMPDAAMTLAAIAPLLDGTTTIRNVGNWRVKETDRMAAMQTELNKTGAQATINGDDITIHPLPDGRLRPATIDTYDDHRMAMTFTVLGLAKQGVTINDPACVAKTLPDFFERIETLRTQASPAH, from the coding sequence ATGAGCGATTACCCCAGGCAGCTCGACATCACGCCCATCGGACGGTTCGACCACACCGTCGATCTCCCCGGCTCCAAGTCGCTGACCAACCGCGCCCTGCTGCTCGCCGCGCTCTCCGACGGGCCCTGCTACCTCACCAACACACTCTTCGCCGACGACACCGAACGCATGCTCGAAGCCCTCGACGCCCTCGGCTTCAAGATCGAGATCCAGCGTGGCCACAACGCCGTCCTCGTCGAGGGACACGCAGGCGTCATCCCCGCCACCCGGGCCACGCTCAACCTCGGCAACGCCGGCACCGCCGTCCGATTCCTCACCGCCGCACTCACCCTCGGCAAGGGCACCTACACCGTCGACGGCATCGAACGCATGCGCCAGCGACCCATCGCCCAACTCGTCGCGCCCCTCCGCGAACTCGGCGCCACCATCAACCACACCCACAGCGACGGCTACCCACCCCTCGAAATCCACGCCAACGGACTCGAAGGCGGCGAACTCCGACTCGCGCCCACTCTCTCCTCTCAGTACATCACAGCGCTCCTCCAGATCGGCGTCTACGCGCGCAAGGGACTCAACCTCCGACTCGACGGCCCCATCACCTCCCGACCCTACGTCGCCATGACCCTCGGCCTGCTCGAGCACTTCGAGGTCCCCGTCGAAGCCTCCGACGACCTCAGCAGCATCGACATCACACCCGAGTGGATCCGCGGCAACGACCTCGCCATCGAGCCGGACGCCTCCTCCGCCAGCTACTTCTGGGCCGCCGCCGCCATCACCCCAGGCAGCTCATGCACCGTCAACGGACTCGGCACCAACAGCATCCAGGGCGACGCACGCTTCGCCAGCGTCCTCGAGAAGATCGGCGCCCGCGTCGTAATCCGAGCCGATCACACCACCGTCTCCGCACCCGCCGACGGCAAGCTCCACGGCATCGACATCGACCTCAACGACATGCCCGACGCCGCCATGACACTCGCCGCCATCGCGCCGCTCCTCGACGGCACCACCACCATCCGCAACGTCGGCAACTGGCGCGTCAAGGAAACCGACCGCATGGCCGCCATGCAGACCGAACTCAACAAGACTGGCGCACAGGCCACCATCAACGGCGACGACATCACCATCCACCCCCTCCCCGACGGCAGACTTCGGCCCGCCACCATCGACACCTACGACGACCACCGCATGGCCATGACCTTCACCGTCCTCGGCCTCGCCAAGCAAGGCGTCACCATCAACGACCCCGCCTGCGTCGCCAAGACGCTCCCCGACTTCTTCGAGCGCATCGAAACCCTCCGCACGCAGGCATCACCCGCACACTGA
- a CDS encoding ABC transporter ATP-binding protein: MFKGPFWISCLDLLRHKRAITGAVAATLVAALCFGAGLAMIYPIFSLFFGTAQAGDASLAQNPLPAKIHQFADTSWFPYWISEPLHALAEAMPTDALVAFIAVMGVIYAFSLVANLMRYIQQLLISHIAEQLAADYREKLYTNLIEAPTEHFMREGAADHASKIWIDVRVLTNAQVTVFGKGLFEGARGLAALVTAFFFDPLLVSVCLITAPPTALLIRRYGTRIRRSSRGALDLYGVAMSRLNASISGLSTIKVFTAESYERRRFRLLNRQIYRQMMNIREARAKASPSVEVITMIGVVAAATLAAWYIIRHGADPSAALATLGLLAGAAAGLKPVTQLHNVIHQADPAAKRILDATGIDTEPTRYDATAQRPPLPRHSRSVVFDAVTYHYPDAETPALDGITLEVEAGSTTAIVGGNGAGKSTLLYLIPRLIEPASGRVLIDDTDITTVSLRSLRKQIAVVPQKTHLFEGTIAENIAYGSSERSLDDIEAAARAAFAHEFIDALPEGYLTRLGESGSGLSGGQGQRIAIARAILRNPAILILDEATSQIDAESEAKINQAIDRFAQQRTTFVIAHRMSTVVNADRIVVMDRGRVIDVAPHSVLLERCELYHNLSKTQLDAGS; encoded by the coding sequence GTGTTCAAAGGCCCCTTCTGGATCAGCTGCCTCGACCTCCTGCGACACAAACGCGCCATCACCGGGGCGGTCGCCGCCACCCTCGTCGCCGCACTCTGCTTCGGCGCAGGCCTCGCCATGATCTACCCGATCTTCAGCCTCTTCTTCGGCACCGCGCAGGCAGGCGACGCCAGCCTCGCCCAGAACCCGCTCCCCGCGAAGATCCATCAATTCGCCGACACCTCGTGGTTCCCGTACTGGATCAGTGAACCGCTCCACGCACTCGCCGAGGCCATGCCCACGGACGCCCTCGTCGCCTTCATCGCCGTCATGGGCGTCATCTACGCCTTCAGCCTCGTCGCCAACCTGATGCGCTACATCCAGCAGCTGCTCATCAGCCACATCGCCGAGCAGCTCGCAGCCGACTACCGCGAGAAGCTCTACACCAACCTCATCGAGGCACCCACCGAACACTTCATGCGCGAGGGCGCCGCCGACCACGCCAGCAAGATCTGGATCGACGTCCGGGTCCTCACCAACGCCCAGGTCACCGTCTTCGGCAAGGGACTCTTCGAGGGCGCCCGCGGCCTCGCAGCCCTCGTCACCGCTTTCTTCTTCGACCCGCTCCTTGTCAGCGTCTGCCTCATCACAGCGCCGCCCACCGCGTTGCTCATCCGACGCTACGGCACACGCATCCGTCGCAGCTCCCGCGGCGCACTCGACCTCTACGGCGTCGCCATGTCACGCCTCAACGCCTCCATCTCGGGCCTCAGCACCATCAAGGTCTTCACCGCAGAGTCCTACGAGCGACGACGCTTCCGCCTGCTCAACCGACAGATCTACCGCCAGATGATGAACATCCGCGAGGCCCGCGCCAAGGCCTCCCCCTCCGTCGAGGTCATCACCATGATCGGCGTTGTCGCCGCCGCAACCCTCGCCGCCTGGTACATCATCCGACACGGCGCCGACCCCAGCGCCGCACTCGCCACCCTCGGACTCCTCGCCGGAGCCGCGGCCGGACTCAAGCCCGTCACCCAGCTCCACAACGTCATCCACCAGGCCGACCCCGCCGCCAAACGCATCCTCGACGCCACCGGCATCGACACCGAACCAACACGATACGACGCAACAGCTCAACGCCCGCCGCTCCCGCGCCACAGCCGATCCGTCGTCTTCGACGCCGTCACCTACCACTACCCCGACGCCGAGACACCCGCCCTCGACGGCATCACCCTCGAGGTCGAAGCAGGCTCCACCACCGCGATCGTCGGCGGCAACGGAGCCGGTAAGTCCACACTCCTCTACCTCATCCCACGCCTCATCGAACCCGCTTCCGGACGCGTCCTCATCGACGACACCGACATCACCACCGTCTCCCTCCGCTCGCTGCGCAAGCAGATCGCCGTCGTCCCCCAGAAGACGCACCTCTTCGAGGGAACCATCGCCGAGAACATCGCCTACGGCTCCAGCGAACGCAGCCTCGACGACATCGAAGCCGCCGCCCGAGCCGCCTTCGCGCACGAATTCATCGACGCCCTGCCCGAGGGCTACCTGACACGCCTGGGCGAGTCCGGGTCCGGGCTCTCAGGCGGGCAGGGGCAACGCATCGCCATCGCCCGCGCCATCCTCCGCAACCCCGCCATCCTCATCCTCGACGAGGCGACCAGCCAGATCGACGCCGAGTCCGAGGCGAAAATCAATCAGGCCATCGACCGGTTCGCCCAGCAGCGAACGACGTTCGTGATCGCGCACCGCATGTCGACCGTCGTGAACGCCGACCGCATCGTGGTCATGGACCGCGGACGTGTCATCGACGTCGCGCCGCACAGCGTGCTGCTCGAGCGATGCGAGCTCTATCACAATCTCTCGAAGACCCAGCTCGACGCCGGGTCATAA
- a CDS encoding redoxin domain-containing protein yields the protein MPQIKSIVAGALAITFMLAAWATAEPVVGKAAPQFELKDVSTGEMVSLYDHQDQIVVVVFQSINCPWDRMREDGGYQRYLSPLAEKYAEKNVTFIAINSNKTESADQVASYHSQHNMPYPILKDPENKVADKYGARTTPHIYVIDGDGMLRYMGGIEKAPLSPEQCGEMDENYLVPVLNALIAGEEVPYTKTRSKGCSIKRVASKGESLQRRHAA from the coding sequence ATGCCTCAGATCAAATCCATTGTCGCCGGTGCGCTGGCCATCACCTTCATGCTGGCCGCCTGGGCGACCGCCGAGCCGGTTGTCGGCAAGGCCGCGCCGCAGTTCGAGCTGAAGGACGTCTCAACCGGCGAGATGGTCAGCCTTTATGACCATCAGGACCAGATCGTGGTCGTCGTGTTCCAGAGCATCAACTGCCCGTGGGACCGCATGCGTGAGGACGGCGGCTACCAGCGCTACCTCTCGCCGCTCGCCGAGAAGTACGCCGAGAAGAACGTGACCTTCATCGCCATCAACTCCAACAAGACCGAAAGTGCTGATCAGGTCGCCTCTTACCACAGTCAGCACAACATGCCCTACCCGATTCTGAAGGATCCGGAGAACAAGGTGGCGGACAAGTACGGTGCTCGCACCACGCCGCACATCTACGTGATCGATGGCGACGGGATGCTCCGCTACATGGGCGGGATCGAGAAAGCCCCGCTGTCGCCTGAGCAGTGTGGCGAGATGGACGAGAACTATCTCGTGCCGGTGCTCAATGCTCTTATTGCAGGCGAGGAAGTGCCTTACACGAAGACGCGCAGCAAGGGCTGCTCGATCAAGCGTGTCGCGAGCAAGGGCGAGTCGCTGCAGCGGCGTCACGCGGCCTGA
- the hpnE gene encoding hydroxysqualene dehydroxylase HpnE codes for MTPNANIIVIGAGLAGIAASLRLARLGLPVRLLETRKRLGGRASSFTDPTTDVVLDQCQHAVMPACTHILDLYQQLGLHDVIEWHHRVHFTTEHNTVDTISPAPLPAPLHLAPSFLAMRGLSLRDKLAIAYAMTRILTLGKAGRERHRGRTIAQLLDDWGQPRTARRRFWDVTITSACNDQPENVDAPLALKVFQEGFLATSKALGVGLPRIPLVELYQPLEQELSNAGGSLELGTSVTRITHEGGRVTGVVTADGQHRPATHVITTVPPDRLHKLVDANLIARDQRLANLDRWTFAPIVAVHLFYELTDPPLMRLPHLVTPDRPFDWIFNKGVTTLPPDAPIDHQGPVQHAHLLTSGAHKAVLEHPKNVLKLAKTELFRAVNSVERSFNDPKPSFLHGRVIKEKVATFSPSPELMSARPAASGDLKGLYISGDWTDTGWPATMEGAVRAGHAALCAVATDLNFDPPPLPGDMPAEGISRWFL; via the coding sequence GTGACCCCGAACGCCAACATCATCGTCATCGGCGCCGGACTCGCAGGCATCGCCGCTTCGCTCCGCCTCGCGCGCCTCGGCCTGCCTGTCCGGCTCCTCGAAACCCGCAAACGCCTTGGCGGACGCGCCTCCTCCTTCACCGACCCGACCACCGACGTCGTCCTCGACCAGTGCCAGCACGCGGTCATGCCCGCCTGCACCCACATCCTCGACCTCTACCAGCAGCTCGGCCTGCACGACGTCATCGAGTGGCACCACCGCGTCCACTTCACCACCGAGCACAACACCGTCGACACCATCAGCCCCGCCCCCCTGCCCGCACCGCTTCACCTCGCGCCCTCCTTCCTCGCCATGCGCGGCCTCTCCCTGCGCGACAAGCTCGCCATCGCCTACGCCATGACCCGCATCCTCACCTTGGGCAAAGCCGGCCGCGAACGCCACCGCGGCCGAACCATCGCACAGCTCCTCGACGACTGGGGCCAGCCCCGCACCGCCCGCCGGCGCTTCTGGGACGTCACCATCACCTCCGCCTGCAACGACCAGCCCGAGAACGTCGATGCGCCCCTCGCCCTCAAGGTCTTCCAGGAAGGCTTCCTCGCCACCTCCAAGGCGCTCGGCGTCGGCCTCCCGCGTATCCCCCTCGTCGAGCTGTACCAGCCCCTCGAACAGGAACTCAGCAACGCCGGCGGCTCACTCGAACTCGGAACCTCCGTCACCCGCATCACCCACGAGGGCGGCCGCGTCACCGGCGTCGTCACCGCCGACGGCCAGCACCGTCCCGCCACCCACGTCATCACCACCGTCCCGCCCGACCGACTCCACAAACTCGTCGACGCCAACCTCATCGCCCGCGACCAGCGCCTGGCCAACCTCGACCGCTGGACCTTCGCGCCCATCGTCGCGGTCCACCTCTTCTACGAGCTGACCGACCCGCCGCTGATGAGGCTGCCCCACCTGGTGACGCCCGACCGGCCCTTCGACTGGATCTTCAACAAGGGCGTCACGACGCTCCCGCCCGACGCGCCGATCGACCACCAGGGCCCGGTTCAGCACGCACACTTGCTCACCTCGGGCGCGCACAAAGCCGTTTTGGAGCACCCCAAAAACGTCCTGAAACTGGCCAAAACCGAGCTGTTTCGCGCGGTTAACAGCGTTGAACGGTCGTTTAACGACCCAAAACCCTCTTTTTTGCACGGACGCGTGATCAAGGAAAAGGTCGCCACCTTCAGCCCGTCGCCGGAGCTGATGTCCGCACGACCTGCTGCAAGTGGCGACCTCAAAGGTCTTTACATTTCTGGCGACTGGACCGACACCGGCTGGCCCGCCACGATGGAAGGCGCTGTGCGCGCCGGCCATGCCGCTTTGTGCGCGGTCGCGACCGACCTGAACTTTGATCCGCCGCCCCTCCCGGGCGACATGCCCGCGGAGGGAATCAGCCGATGGTTCCTCTGA